TGTCAGCGGATGAGAATGGTGTATGGTCGGTTGTTGATGGTCAACAGCGTCTTACGGCAATAAAGGAATTTATTGTAGATAAAAGCTACAAATTGACAGAGTTGGAGTTTTGGAAATCTTTAAATGGCAAAGGAATTGATGAACTTCCTGCGTTGCAGTATAATCAGATAATGGATTCTACATTTCAGTTCGTGATTATTTCTCCAAGTACTCCAGAAAGCGTGAGACGAAATATTTTCAAAAGAATTAATACTGGAGGTTTGCCTTTGTCATCTCAAGAAATCCGTCATGCTCTTTATCAGGGAAAGGGAACGGATTTGTTGAACGATCTGTCGCAGAGCGAAGCCTTTAAAAATGCTACGGGAAAATCAATAAAAAGCGAAAGAATGGGTGATAGAGAAATCATTCTCCGATTACTTGCTTTTTACATTCTAGGTAGGGAGAAATACCCTTCCAATTCCGATATGGATTCCTTTCTTTGTAAGGCTTTAAAACTTTTAAACGAAATGCCCAAACTTGATGAAATAAGAGATTTTTTCATCAAGGCTATGGAGCGGAGTTACATTCTTTTTGGTGATTATTCTTTTAGAGTTTCTTTAGGCAAGAATTATCGTACTCCAGTGAATAAATCGTTGTTCGAAACAATTGGCTATATTTTGATGAAGTGCAATGGTGACGATTTTGAAATGTTGAGACAGAAGAAAGATGTTCTTTCAGTAAAATTGATGGTTTTGTTTGGTGATGGCAATATACGTAATGCCTTGTCGCAAAATAGTTGGAAAATTACCAATGTCAATTTGCGGTTTAATAAATTTGAACAAACATTTAATGAGGTCTTGGCTGATGCTTGAATCTCTTGAATTGAAAAATTTTAAGTCGTTTCTCGATCAAAGGTTTGAATTTAAACCTTTGACTATTTTGGCTGGAATTAACGCTTCTGGAAAATCATCGGTGGTTGAAGCGATAAAATTCCTTTATGATGATAAATCGAAAGAGCCGATGCATTTTGACGATGAACCCTATGCTCTAGATGAT
Above is a genomic segment from Fibrobacter sp. UWR4 containing:
- a CDS encoding DUF262 domain-containing protein; translated protein: MEPLKIDEIDKNEIADESGLTLELFSPDSAETTSVESEFDKPFKPRDIKIDVKPIPIERIINRFNRREIILNPDFQRKSVWDIKRKCRLIESLMLNIPLPIFYVSADENGVWSVVDGQQRLTAIKEFIVDKSYKLTELEFWKSLNGKGIDELPALQYNQIMDSTFQFVIISPSTPESVRRNIFKRINTGGLPLSSQEIRHALYQGKGTDLLNDLSQSEAFKNATGKSIKSERMGDREIILRLLAFYILGREKYPSNSDMDSFLCKALKLLNEMPKLDEIRDFFIKAMERSYILFGDYSFRVSLGKNYRTPVNKSLFETIGYILMKCNGDDFEMLRQKKDVLSVKLMVLFGDGNIRNALSQNSWKITNVNLRFNKFEQTFNEVLADA